From a region of the Asterias amurensis chromosome 2, ASM3211899v1 genome:
- the LOC139933907 gene encoding uncharacterized protein, which produces MNKSFRNGIGRMFLRGSPKLRSVSVNLGKKLLVCDNCCKTINQRKPVTKHQYFQTRESPFVCDICGKASSLACKTDQKDNQQGKTREKNRERCNSDNKPFVCEHCGKGFAWKRNMHTHERVHTGDISFVCNKCGKGFTRRDSLTKHERVHTGEKPFVCNNCGKAFTRSHHLTVHQRVHTGEKPFACEVCDKAFAHKLSLTLHQRVHTGEKPFVCDICGKAFAQKQQLTSHQRVHTGEKPFLCENCGKAFSLKHQLTDHERVHTGEKPFICKNCGKAFTQNNDLTIHNRVHTGEKPFFCDICGKCFAYKLTLTRHRRVHTGEKPFVCDICEKAFARRDTLVIHNRVHAVNHRRVHTGEKPFVCDICEKAYTLKQYLTLHQRVHTGEKPCVCDICGKAFANRSNLTAHQRVHTGEKPFVCNYCGKTFSHQPHLTRHLRIHTGEKLFVCDICKKAFAQKLHLTRHQLVHTGEKPFACD; this is translated from the coding sequence ATGAATAAGTCTTTTAGAAATGGTATAGGAAGAATGTTCTTGCGAGGAAGCCCCAAACTACGCAGTGTGAGTGTCAATCTTGGGAAAAAGCTACTTGTTTGTGACAATTGTTGCAAAACTATCAACCAAAGAAAACCTGTCACTAAACATCAGTATTTCCAGACTAGAGAAAGTCCATTTGTATGTGATATATGTGGAAAAGCCTCCTCCCTTGCATGTAAGACCGACCAGAAAGACAATCAGCAAGGTAAAACTAGAGAGAAAAATAGAGAAAGATGTAATAGTGACAACAAACCTTTCGTTTGTGAACATTGCGGAAAGGGCTTTGCATGGAAGCGTAACATGCACACTCATGAGCGTGTTCACACTGGAGATATATCATTTGTATGCAACAAATGTGGTAAAGGTTTCACACGAAGGGATTCTCTTACCAAACATGAGCGTgttcacactggagagaaaccatttgtatGCAACAATTGTGGTAAAGCTTTCACACGAAGTCATCATCTTACCGTCCACCAGCGTgttcacactggagagaaaccgtTTGCTTGTGAGGTTTGTGACAAAGCATTCGCCCATAAGCTTTCACTGACATTGCACcagcgtgtccacactggagaaaaaccatttgtttgtgacatttgtggaaaagctttcGCACAGAAGCAGCAGTTGACCAGCCACCAGCGTGTCCACACTGGGGAGAAACCATTTCTTTGTGAAAATTGTGGGAAAGCCTTTTCACTAAAACATCAGCTGACTGACCATgagcgtgtccacactggagagaaaccatttataTGCAAAAATTGTGGCAAAGCTTTCACACAAAATAATGATCTTACCATCCATAATCGTgttcacactggagagaaaccattcttttgtgacatttgtggaaagtGCTTTGCCTATAAGCTTACTCTGACCAGACATCggcgtgtccacactggagagaaaccatttgtttgtgacatttgtgaaaAGGCTTTTGCACGAAGGGATACCCTGGTCATCCATAATCGTGTCCATGCTGTCAACCATCggcgtgtccacactggagagaaaccatttgtttgtgacatttgtgaaaAAGCTTACACACTTAAGCAGTATCTGACCCTCCATCaacgtgtccacactggagaaaaaccatgtgtttgtgacatttgtggaaaagcttttGCAAATAGGTCTAACCTGACCGCCCATCaacgtgtccacactggagaaaaaCCATTCGTTTGTAACTACTGTGGAAAAACCTTCTCTCATCAGCCTCATCTGACCCGACATCTGCGTattcacactggagagaaactatttgtttgtgacatttgtaaaAAAGCCTTTGCTCAAAAGCTTCATCTGACCCGTCATCAGCTTGTTCatactggagagaaaccatttgcttGTGATTAG